From Syngnathus typhle isolate RoL2023-S1 ecotype Sweden linkage group LG5, RoL_Styp_1.0, whole genome shotgun sequence:
TGGTACTTTCTCGTGTAACTTATGGAGCAAAGACAAAATAAGGCATTTACCTGAGGTACAGGCATTTGCTGCACTGGGTTCATCATGTCTGGGTTCTCTTTGCCCCAGTAGCACTTGACTATGTGGCCCTCTAATGCAGTTCCATTCACAGACACAATGGCGTGGGCTGCTGACTCATGGGAGCTGAAcctagagggggaaaaaaaataataattaaaaaaaaaaacaaaaaaacactcaactAGTGCAGAATGACTACAGAAGCACTGCCATATATTACCACTTCAACAAGGATTACAGTATTGCACTTTATTGAATCTTTCAGCATGTGATGCCTATTTATTTGAAGTCAGTTACACAAATACACACCTCACAAATGAATAGCCTTTATCGGGGAAAACTCTGATTTCCATAATTTGCCCAAAAGGAGAGAAGGTCTGTCTCATTAGTTGCTCTGCAATACAAAAAGATAGTCATCAAGGcatgaaaaatataaatatcaCAATTAAAGCAGAAGCAtattaaaacacacattttcaaatcaaaatcaaacaGTGCTCAACAAATGAGAACAGCCCCATTGAAGTGTTTTTTAGTAAGCATGTAGATGGGTTTTTGTGAATTACAGGTTTCAAATGTTGCTGTCCAAGACTTAGTGGATGTCAaatttgtcattaaaaaaacaaaaactaatttttgagtacagtgatccctccctTTGTCTTTCACAGTCTCAGTGCATCGCAGGTTTTTAAGAATATTAAATACTGTGGATATATTTGGTGCATCGCTGCTTTTTGCGGCGTCACTTGGTCTGCCCATATGACTTTTCTTTATGGccaaaatgtgattttcatCAAATATTGTGCACACATCTGTCTAAATTGAAGTTAGGCTTAATCCCAATTGCGTATTCCGATCTGATGGTAAATGCTCACAATAGAGCTTGCTTAAACGGTGTGAGAACAAAATAGGGCGGCTCCAAGTGCTGGTATCATGAGTCTAGTGCACGCATGTGCGTGCAATAATGTgcgatgtttaaaaaaaaacgtgcgACTATGTAGAATGGTCCGGCTTTGTTATTAAACTTTACCTGTCAGTCCTGTACTGACGCCACCACAGTACACGGTGCAATTACTGGGGCTGGACTGGTTCACGACATCGTCAAAAGATAGGTGCTTGGAGTTACCTGCTGAGAGGAATCAGACAAAACTGCTGTTTGTGGATGAAACATTTAATGTGAGCGAGCAAAGGGTGCGCCTTTATAAACACATACTTTCATAGGTGGTTTTTGGTGCAGGGGGCTTTCTTGTGGCCCAGTTGGTTCGGATTTGTCTGCCTCCTAACCACTGGCCCCCCATCTGCTGAATGGCATTCTCCGCTTCctggaatttaaaaaaggggaaaagaatCTCAGCATTTCGTATCTCAATAGGatgcaagcaaaacaaaacagaaaaacttATTGGCTAGAGGTGGTGGCAGGATTACAGTGGTTTAAGTAGTGTTACTCTTGTGCAGGCTGTGTCTTTGGTAATTCACAATAATACCCTTTCTACACAATACAATCATTTGACAACATCACAGTTGATACACACGGTGGCTATtaaattttaaattatttaaaaacttTATCCACCATATGAATGTAAAAATCTTTAAGAgaggtgaagaaaacaaaattaatGGTTGCAAATGTACGAAGCCGCTTATAACCGAGTGGATGTGTTCAAAATTTTCGTGTAATTACAAAAATGATAATGGCTAAAATATCCCCacaatgcatttcaatgggcaTCAATACGCAAGTTAGAATACATTGTTTAAAATTTCCTTTTCAGTTCCCAGAATGCATTGTAGGACAcaatcctctttatttcctccttttctttctgtctttttgtccattcggcgatgctggtgccttctaccgcacctcggtacctcttcggatcggatattttattttatttattttttcttcctgggaccgggatcatcggtcgaggccggcgtaactctacgacggcttcctgcttatccggccagtgatgaccgggtccctcgccttggccttgcagccgcaacccctgtggggagtccgctccctcgtgctcgtcggaaccaacgactttcgccatgctagccccgtggtgaccatctgcacgtgccccgactgggtgcccgggacgctgctcacacgtttgcctgctttgtgatgttttcaccgattcacgaccacggtccattgggggGCCGTTGAACTGCACTACCCTTACACCcatcgatggaccccgtggaggctattttgtgtgttttggggtgttctcttgtattgaaacaaaagtaacagcggccaaccagcaccccggttggccgctgttacttttttcctttgtcttttagctttgatttgctttgatggcttttatcttgtgcactatctgactttctttgtggcgccgttgtgtggcagcctattgagttgcgctcgtGCCATCTGTGtatcttttgtatacccactctgtggtatggatactgctggggcctgaatttccccacccctggggatcaataaatattcaatcaatcaatccatgcAAAACACTACAGAAGGGCTCAATGCAGTCACATCGGAGGGTAGTGACGTGGCGTCAGAGAACATTTTGTTTGGACTTACAACCATTTAATACTGCTAAACCTATTATATTGTGGTTCAatcttatttttacatttaacaTTGATAGTGGAATAGTCTTTAAAAATATCAATATTATTTTGAGGCTCTACCGCCCCCTTCAAATGAGCAACACTAACATCATGAGAAAGTTCAACACGAAAACTTACCCATTTGTTGAAGAAAGACACAAAGCCATAGCCTTTAGATTTCCCTGTAGCCATATCTTTCACAACACGTGCGTCCCTGTCGACAAAGACCAACCTCAAAATCAGGAATGCTTAGGGACTCAATCAAGATTGAACCTGATTCACTCTTATTGCTTACTAATTAATAAGTACATATCCTGATCTCTCTAAAGCAgacatctgtatttttttttatttttatttgccagTAGCTTATTGCACACTGTAATCGGGTCATTAAGTAATACGTACGATATTCTGCCAAAGGGTCCAAAGGCAGCTTTGACATCTTCAGTAGATATTTCTGGACTGAGGTCTCCGACAAAGACATGAAAGTGATCTTGGAGGGGGAAGAAAACCAAATCATAAATGTTCAAGTCACAATTCAATACTTAAAAAAGTTCATTGACTGAATTTCCAGTGCATTTAGGCTTGCTATACAATATTCCATAAGCGTTAATTATGCAACCTGATATAGCAGCAAGCTGTCAAACTTGGTTTGGCTatatcagaaaaataaaaagacgaAACCGATTGATGACAAAGAAAAGTCGTAACGTCACGCAAATTATGTAATTAACCCCACCGGATTGATTCTGTACCTTAATTTCTCCAGAATAACACACAATCATATATTACAGGCACCCCCAactacagtacacacacacacacactatcgcCATTGATAGTTGGCACTACTTCCTGGTATGACACACAAAGCCATCTCTTGCATCTCACAAAACCGAAAAGGCAAAATGTCCCGGTTATGTGTCAATATTTACGGAGTGCAGAGTGATGTCAAATGGGGGGGCAAGCAAAACCACATTTCAAGCAAGTCATAAGTCACAGAATACAATCCTGCTCAGTCACAACAAATATTGGACATTGCAAATaaaactgtacatctttttCAGTACACATAATACCCATTAAGTAACTTGTACTTACTACTTGTGTCTTTTTTCTGGCTTGTTGGCGTAGTGGCCCAATTGACTTTGACTTCCTGTAGAGGGACAAATAAAAGGCCAGGTGGGGTGGGATTTACAACAAGAGACCTGTGATGGGATCACACCATTTAACCTTTTGACATTCTGACCAAAACGTAGACATGGCATTACCACACTAATTATGTGACCTCTGTTTCAATTTTTCTGGCCACTAAATAAATTATATACATCTACAACTACAcatattatacatatatatatatatatatacatatatatacatatacatatatatatatacatatacatatacatatacatatacatatatatatatacatatatatatatacatatatatatatacatatatacatatatacatatatacatatatacatatatacatatacatatatacatatatacatatatacatatatatatatacatatatatatatatacatatatatatatatacatatatatatatatacatatatatatatatacatatatatatatatacatatatatatatatatatatatatatatatatatatatatacatatatatatatatatatacatatatatatatatatatatatatatatatatatatatatatatatatatatatatatatatgttgtgTGTTAAGTAGTATATCAAGAATATAAGTTTCCATAAAACATTGGTTCATTAGGTTAAGATCCATGATACAATTGGATCATTGTTAACTTCTTTGTTAATATTTATGAAAAACTATATTCCTAAGACTGAAGTCACTGAACCCAGAAAGCGAAATGATGGCTAACTAGTTAGTTAGcacatccacctcacagttctgaggtcaCAGGTTCAAATCCGTGATGTCGCATGGAGTTTGTATATTCTTCACTTGGCTTGCATGGGTTTGTTCTGGGCACTAGGGCTTTCTCCCAtagaagactctaaattgtctaTTGTTGGGAATGATCGTAAATATGTACCTTGCAACTGACTACGGGAAAATGGATGTAAACTACATGGAGTTCTACACAATACAACTGGGTACATTCCTTCCTACATAtttaaaaggcttttttttctgtaaatagCTGTATTGTATTTTACCTTTTAATCAATTACTACTTTGATTTGGTAAAAAGATGGGTAGTCTGCTATGGACAGTTATGAAATTCATATATTGTGATACATTCTTCAGCCGTATCACCCAGCACTAATGGGCACAGCACAAACTGTGAAAATATGGTGGAtccagtgtgtgtctgtgtgtgcatgtaaaaCAGTCAACTCCCCCGGTTAAAGCCCAACCCACCCAAACCCCACTCACCCTGTAGTTACGATAGCTTACCTTACCCATTATTTTCCTTCCATTCATAGCTGCCAATGAGGCAGCAGCATGCCTGTGGTCATAAAACTCCACAAAGCAGTACGGGTCATTTCCAGTTGTCTGTCAGGTAGAAAACCAGAATAATatttggaaacaaaaataaaaaatagtccaGTTGAGTATCACTGTCACACGATAGTGTGATGCAGTTTGTGGTGTTATCATCAAAGATAAACAATACACATACATCAGTAAAATACAGATGTAGTCCAAGAATTTATAAGCCTCACGTACACACGTAGAGAAACCTGTTGGACCCCTCGGTTAATGAAAAAAACCCTCATAGTGGTTGAGAA
This genomic window contains:
- the LOC133153801 gene encoding cytotoxic granule associated RNA binding protein TIA1-like isoform X1, which translates into the protein MMEDEQPRTLYVGNLSRDVTEPLILQVFQQIGPCKSCKMIFDTTGNDPYCFVEFYDHRHAAASLAAMNGRKIMGKEVKVNWATTPTSQKKDTSNHFHVFVGDLSPEISTEDVKAAFGPFGRISDARVVKDMATGKSKGYGFVSFFNKWEAENAIQQMGGQWLGGRQIRTNWATRKPPAPKTTYETGNSKHLSFDDVVNQSSPSNCTVYCGGVSTGLTEQLMRQTFSPFGQIMEIRVFPDKGYSFVRFSSHESAAHAIVSVNGTALEGHIVKCYWGKENPDMMNPVQQMPVPQNKISFPAAQPYNQWGQWYGNGPQINQYVPNGWQVPTYGVYGQAWNQQGFNHIPPSAGWTGMSPISNGGVLEPTQGLNGSMLANQPGMGATGYPTH
- the LOC133153801 gene encoding cytotoxic granule associated RNA binding protein TIA1-like isoform X3, with translation MMEDEQPRTLYVGNLSRDVTEPLILQVFQQIGPCKSCKMIFDTTGNDPYCFVEFYDHRHAAASLAAMNGRKIMGKEVKVNWATTPTSQKKDTSNHFHVFVGDLSPEISTEDVKAAFGPFGRISDARVVKDMATGKSKGYGFVSFFNKWEAENAIQQMGGQWLGGRQIRTNWATRKPPAPKTTYETGNSKHLSFDDVVNQSSPSNCTVYCGGVSTGLTEQLMRQTFSPFGQIMEIRVFPDKGYSFVRFSSHESAAHAIVSVNGTALEGHIVKCYWGKENPDMMNPVQQMPVPQNKISFPAAQPYNQWGQWYGNGPQINQYVPNGWQVPTYGVYGQAWNQQGFK
- the LOC133153801 gene encoding cytotoxic granule associated RNA binding protein TIA1-like isoform X2; translated protein: MMEDEQPRTLYVGNLSRDVTEPLILQVFQQIGPCKSCKMIFDTTGNDPYCFVEFYDHRHAAASLAAMNGRKIMGKEVKVNWATTPTSQKKDTSNHFHVFVGDLSPEISTEDVKAAFGPFGRISDARVVKDMATGKSKGYGFVSFFNKWEAENAIQQMGGQWLGGRQIRTNWATRKPPAPKTTYESNSKHLSFDDVVNQSSPSNCTVYCGGVSTGLTEQLMRQTFSPFGQIMEIRVFPDKGYSFVRFSSHESAAHAIVSVNGTALEGHIVKCYWGKENPDMMNPVQQMPVPQNKISFPAAQPYNQWGQWYGNGPQINQYVPNGWQVPTYGVYGQAWNQQGFNHIPPSAGWTGMSPISNGGVLEPTQGLNGSMLANQPGMGATGYPTH